In Ruminiclostridium josui JCM 17888, the genomic window ATTGACAAAAAAATAACTTTAAACAAAGTTTAAAGTTATTTTTTTGATTGCTATTCAACTGTTATTATTTAAATTTGGGAAACCAACTTCCATGTGCCTCTATTAGCTCATCAACCATTTTAACTATATTATCAAGAGTCATTTCAGCTCCCGTGTGTGGATCCAACATAGCTGCATGATAGATATGCTCTTTCTTTCTTGTAACTGCGGCTTCAATAGTTATAAGCTGGACATTAATATTGGTCATATTCATGGCAGCCAATTGTACCGGCAGCCGTCCTACCCGGCACGGATTAACACCCATGCCATCAACCATACAAGGCACTTCAACACATGCTTCGTAGGGAAGGTTTTCAATCAGCCCTCCTTTATTAATAACATTTCCACCGATTTTAAAAGGTTTATTTGTGACTATTGCCTCCATAATGTAGGATGCATATTCCCTTGATCTAATATGGTTTAGAGCCTGATTACTCATTAACTCATCCCTGCGTTTATTCCACTCTTCTATCTGATAGACACATCTTCTGGGGTATTCATCGAGAGGTATATTATATTTATCTATAAGTTCAGGATATGAAGATTTAATAAAGTAGGGATTGTACTCCGCATTGTGTTCACTTGACTCAGTGCAATAATATCCTAACTTGTCTATATACTCATATCTTACCATGTCATGATGCTTCTGGTTTTGATTTTTCTCTTTTGCACGTCTTCTAATCTCAGGGTAAAGGTCGTTTCCGTTTTTGTCATATATTTCCAGCAACCATCCCATGTGATTTATACCCGCTATCAGTTCCTTTCTTCCTTCCAATCGGTCTTCCATGCCCAAGGATTTTAGCAAATCCTCAGAACAAATTTGAACACTGTGGCATAATCCTACCGTTTTTACTCCGGTGTATCTTTGCATATATCCAGACAACATAGCCATTGGATTTGTATAATTCAGAAACCACGCGTTGGGACAAACTTCTTCCATATCCCTTGCAAAGTCTTCCATAACCGGTATTGTCCTAAGTGTACGCATTATTCCGCCGATTCCCAGTGTATCCGCAATTGTTTGCCTTAATCCATACTTTTTGGGAATTTCAAAATCAATGATTGTACATGGATCATATCCCCCAACTTGTATTGCATTTATAACGAAGTCTGCATCCCGAAGGGCCTCCTTTCTGTTTTCCACTCCTAAATAGGTTTTTATTTTGGCCCTTCCTTTGTTTACATTCCTATTTATCGCCTCCAGCATAATTTGAGACTCTTTGAGTCTATCACCTGCAATGTCATACAGTCGTATTTCACCATCTGCCAGAGCCTCCGTACACATACTGTCACCCAGTACATTTTTTGCAAATACAGTACTTCCTGCTCCCATAAATGTTATTTTGACCATTATTGAATCCCTCCATGCTTTTTAACTCTATCTATAGCATACCAGAAATACATAATCCGAAAATTGAATAATGTAACTTATATTTGTTATAATGTAACCATTGCACTACTGAATATATAAAAATTTCAGTATTTGAAAGTTATTTAATACACTAAGGGAGCGTTTTAAATGCACAATATTCCTCTACTGAATAAAGGTTTCAATGATATCAATCCTTTGATATGTGGGTGGGAATCATGTAATAAGGGACATTTTTTCGGCCCTGCTTCGCGTGAATATTATCTAATTCACTATATCGTTTCAGGAAGTGGTATTTTTGAGAGAGCCGGGAAACATTACTATTTATCCAAGGATTGTCTGTTTTTGATACGGCCCTACGAATTGACTTTTTATAAGGCCGATAATGAAAATCCGTGGGAATATATATGGATTGGGTTTAACGGAAGTTTAGCTCCTGATTTACTGAAAAACAGTGGGTTTTCTGATGATATTTGCACAATGTATATACCTTCTCTCAGAAACACATTTTTAAGCATGAAGGATGCTGAGAACATGCAGCACTCTTCAGAATTATATTTGTGCGGTAAAATCTTTGAGATGTTTTCATATTTAACGGAAGAATTCAGTCCCACCCCCAGAGGATCTGCACCAAATGTTTACTGTAAACGTGCAAAGGATTATATTATGGCCAATTACGCAAGCCATATATCTGTAGAAAGTATAGCAAATATGCTTGGTATTGATAGAAGATATCTTTGTAGGATTTTTCGTAAACACACCAGGAATACGCCACAGGACTTTATTGTCAATTACAGGCTTGAGAAAGCGGCACTTCTTCTATCCAAACATGGGTATTCAGTAGCAGAGGCAGGAAGAAGTGCCGGTTATGACGATATTTACAATTTCTCTAAAATGTTCAAGAAAAAATATGGAATCCCCCCGTCACTTTACAGAAGTAACTTGTAAGCAATTTTGCTGGCTTTTTTTTAATTTGATTTTGTTGGTGACATGACAAAATTATAGGTCTATAATAATAGTTTAAATACTTTTTATACGAGGTCATATTCATGAAAAAGTTTAGGCTAAATAAAGAAATTGACAAAGAAATTATCGGTCTTGCCTGGCCTTCTATAACTGAGCAAATTCTGGAAATGCTAGTAGGTATTATTTCTACTGTATTCATGAGCTGGATTGGTACTCAAGCCCTGGCAGGGGTCGGTATGGTCAACATGCTCATCAACTTCCTGCAGACTGTCTTTTCAGGCTTATCAATAGGTACCACAGTCGTTATAGCAAGGGTAACCGGGGAAGGAAATCACGCAGAGGCCAAAAGGACTTTGGTTCAGTCCGGATACATGGCTCTCGTTGTAGGAATATTTCTAATGGTAACAGGAAAAATCTTTTCTAATCCTATTCTCAATTTATTTCTAGGTAAAGCAGAGATACAGGTTTTTAACCATGGACTAACTTATTTTAATATTATTTTATTTAGTCTTCCATTTTTTGTTCTTGACATTATTGTATCAGGAGCAATGAGAGGTGCCGGGGATACAAAGACTCCTATGTATATTACAGGAGGAGTAAACATAATAAATATAATACTTAATACTATTTTGATTTTTGGTGTACCGTTTCTTAATATACCAGGTATGGGTGTGGCTGGGTCTGCCATTGCCGTAACTGCTTCCAGAATCATCGGTGTAACTGCAAGGGTCCTCGTCCTTTACAATCGAAAGGGACTCAAACTTAATCTAAGTCTAAAAGATGACTACAGCATAAAACCGCAGTTAATGAAAAGAATTGTAAATATTGGTGTCCCGGGATTTATTGAGCAGGCAGTAATGCAAGGCGGTTTCCTAGTTCTTCAGCTTATTATTGTAACCATGGGTACAGTTGCCATGGCGGCCTACCAAATCGGAATCAACATCAATGCCATTGCATTTTTCCCCATATTCGGGTTTGCCATAGCAAATACAACCCTTGTTGGGCAGAGCCTTGGTGAAAAGAACTATGACAAAGCAAATAATTATTCCTATGAGAGCTTAAAAATCACCATTCTCTTTGGCTTTGTTCTTGGTATTCTTATGTTTGTATTTGCTCCTCTATTGGCCCGAATATATTCCGATGAGCCAGAAGTAATAAAGGAATCTGTTATGATTGTAAGGACTTTTGGTGTTCTGGAACCTCTCCTTGCCGTTCTCAATATTTGTTCGGCAACGCTGAAAGCTGCCGGTGATATTAATTATGTTATGATTACATCTTTTGTAGGTTTATGGGTTCTAAGAGTATTGCCTTCATACACCCTGGACAGGGTTCTTGGTTTAGGGCTTATCGCTGTTATGATTGGTATCTTTTTGGATTTCTGTACACGTTCTGTTATGTACCTTTTGCGAATGAATAAAGGCGATTGGAAATATTTAAAAGTATAACTCATAAAAAAACCCCCTACGTATGGATTTCTTCATGCGTAGGGATTTTAGAAGGAAATATATCTATTTTTAGTTGGTTTTCAGATATGGTTTTTACAGGTTCTAATCCAAAAATATTTAACCTGTCTAAAATAGACCTACTGCTTTCTATTTGGTTCTTTATAAGCAATTAGGAATTATTATATTTTTATAACCATATTGAATGTGAGGAATATATAATACGAAAGGTAATTTCAAAACTTACTGATAAGTGTTACGAAAAATTTCAATAAATAATATAGAAAATTAGTAATCTATGTAACAATATATATTTTATACCATTTAATGTAATTGTGCAAGACTTTTTCTCTGTCTTTTATAATACACTTTTAGTAATTGTAATTAATTACCATTTCAGCTTAAAATTGTTACTCTGTGAGTTAAAGAACCTCTTGAACAATAGCGTTCAAGAGGTTCTTTCTTATAAGTTTAAAGCTTATGCTTCGAGAATATATTGATTTAATAAAGCTTCCAACATTTCCTGACGTCCGGACTTGTTCTGAATCTTTACGTTGAGTGCGTGTTGCTCTAATTCTTTAAAGCCAACTTTTCCTTCAACGATATCTTTTCCGATACCTGTTGTGTAGCTTGAATATCTGTCTGCAACAAATGCATCAAACTTACCGTCTTCTATGATCTTGTTAGCTATGATCAGACCTTTTGCAAAAGTATCCATACCTGCAATATGTCCGTAGAACAAGTCAACGGGTTCAAACGATCCTCTTCTAACTTTTGAGTCAAAGTTCAGACCACCCTTTTTCAATCCGCCGGCTTTTAATACTTCCACCATTGCAAGAGTTGCATCATACAGGTTTGTTGGGAATTGGTCTGTATCCCATCCGAGCATTACGTCACCTTGGTTAGCATCGATACTTCCAAGCATATTGTTGATTCTACACATAGCAAGCTCATGCTGGAATGTATGTCCTGCTAAAGTAGCATGGTTAGCTTCAATGTTCATCTTGAAGTATGGGTCTAATCCGTATGTCTTCAAGAAACCGATAACTGTAGCTGTATCAAAGTCATATTGATGCTTAGTTGGTTCCTTTGGCTTTGGCTCGATTAAGAACTGTCCATCAAAACCAATTTCCTTAGCATAGTCAACAGCCATTTTTAAGAATCTTGCCAAATTGTCAAGTTCCAACTTCATATCTGTATTCAATAGAGTTTCGTAACCTTCTCTACCACCCCAGAATACGTAGTTTTCTCCGCCTAATTCTTTTGTAATTTCCATTGCCTTCTTTACCTGAGCTGCTGCATATGCAAATATGTCAGCATTTGGTGAAGTTGAAGCACCATGCATAAATCTAGGATTTCCGAAAGCATTTGTAGTTCCCCATAATAATTTTACTGGGCTTGATTTCATTCTATCTTTTATTACTGAAACTATTACATCAAGATTTTTGTTAGTTTCAGCGAGTGTGTCACCTTCTGGAGCGATATCTCTGTCATGGAAAGCGAAGAAAGGAGCTCCAAGCTTTTCAATGAATTCAAAGTTTGCTTCAACTTTGTATTTTGCAATTTCCAGTGGATCAGACATTGTGTTCCAAGGTCTTACATATGATCCTGCACCGAACATGTCCGCACCCGGTGCTGCAAAAGTGTGCCAATACGCTACTGCAAATCTCAGATGTTCTTCCATTGTCTTTCCGCCAATAACTGCTTTAGGATCGTAATACTTAAATGCTAATGGATTATCCGATCCGCTTCCTTCAAACTTGATTTTTGAAATACCGCTAAATACTTCTGACATATTAAATCCCTCCGTTTGATTATTTTTTTGTTTCCTAACACTTTCAAATATATTAAACCTATAGCCTGTAGCCAAAGAGCTTTTTTAATGGAATTATAGCTGCACCCAAAGCCGATGAATCCTCTCCGATTTTTGATGCTACTATTTCTACTCTGGAGGCCGGATACTTGAGTGCCTTAGCTGATGCAATACTTTTTATATGCTCCATGATATCTTCTGAAAATTTGGCCAATTCTTTTCCAAGAACTATTTTAGAAGGATTTACAGTATTTATAAGGTTTGCTATTGCAAGTCCCAAATATCCCGCTGACTCTACCAGAATTATTCTGGCTGACTCGTTTCCTTCACCTGCCAGTCTAAAAATATCATCCACAGTTATTGCTTCAATGTTATCAAAATCTGTTATCAAACCTTGCCTTACCAATTTTTGTGCCTTTTCTACCATAGTTCTTGCCGAAACTAATGCTTCAAGGCAACCATAGTTTCCGCAGGCACATCTTGGCCCGTTCTGGTCAACTGTTATATGACCTATTTCACCTGCACTTCCACAACATCCCCTATACAGATTTCCGGCTGCAAATATACTGGAGCCAATTCCTGACTTCATATTTATGCATACAAAATCGCCTTCATCTATACAGCATCCTATCCAATTTTCACATATTGCAGAACACATTGCTTCATTGTCAACATATATAGGAAAGTCACCTATTCTATCCATCATGTGTTCCAAATCTACCCGCTCCCAACCAAGATTTGGGGCAAATATTATCTCATGTGTAAAATTGTCAACCATACCCGGAACGGATACTCCCACTCCCAGTAATCTTTCATGTTCAATGTTGTGGTTATTAATAATTTCAGATATCTTTTCATCTATAAGCTGTATTGACTCTGAGGGAGCATGGGCAAAATCACAAGAGATCTTATCTCTGAATTCAACCTGCCCGGTGATATCCATTAAAATAAAACGAATATAATCAATGTCAATGTCCACACCTATGGAAAAATAGCTTCCCGGGGTTAATTCATACAGTATTGGCCTCCTGCCGCCCTTGGATGTTCCTATTCCTGCTTCACGAATGTACCCTTTGTCAAGCAGATTTGTAACTATTGTCCCACATGCAGTAGGTGAAAGTCCGGTTATTTGTGCAAGCTCAGCTTTTGACACCTGCTTGTTTTTTCTTATCAATTCAAGTAATGATGTCTCATTAATCTCTTTTAATAGCTTATTATTTCCGGCTTTACCCAACCTCATAAATCAACCCCCATATACTGTAACTTATACAGAACTAACTGTATAAATCTTATTTCAATATTGTGCTTAGCTGGGTAAAATCATCTTTTAATGATTTGTAAAGTTTAGTGTATAGTTTATAGAAATCATCATATTGGCTTATTCTTTCTTGTATTGGAGCAAGTGTATCCTTTACCTTTATTACATCTTCACAGGCTTGAGGAACACTGTCATATATACCTGCACCAACTCCTGCAAGAATTGCTACACCTAAAGCTGGTCCTTCATCAGAACGAATACGATTTATATTTGTTCCGAATACATCAGCCTGCATTTGTCTCCAGATTCCGCTTTTTACGCCTCCACCTGAAGCTCTTACCTCTGATACATCTACTCCCATTCCTTTAATGATTTCAAGACAATCCCTCAAGCTGAAGGTTACTCCTTCCATTATTGAACGGATAAAGTGAGGTTTTGTGTGCTTTGCAGTAAGACCGAAGAATACACCTTTTGCGTTTGGATCAAGGTGAGGAGTTCTTTCTCCCATCAAATATGGAAGATAAATAAGTCCTTCACTGCAAGGTTTTATAGTTTCAGCTTCCGCATCAAGGAGCTTATATACATCAATGTCTGATAGTTCAGAAGTCATCATTTCTTCCATGCAGAAGGTATCCCTGAACCATTTCAGTGAAAGTCCCGCACCTTGTGTAACACCCATTACATGGTAGGTATTAGGTACAGCATGGCAGAATGTATGCACTCTTCCAAGAGGGTCTATTGTAAGCTTGTCTGTATAAGCAAAAACAACACCTGATGTTCCGATTGTCGATGATACTATACCTGATTTAACAATACCGTTTCCAACTGCACCTGCAGCCTGGTCGCCAGCACCGCCTACTACAATTGTTCCAGCATTAAGTCCTGTCTGTTCTGCTGCTGATGAAGTAACCTTTCCGGTAACTTCCTGAGATTCGTACATTTTACCAAGCATTGAAGTTGATAATCCCAATTTATCGAGAACTTCTGTACTCCATTCTCTCTTTGCGATATTCATCAACTGCATACCACTGGCATCAGAAACCTCAGTAGCGTATTCTCCTGTTAATCTGAATCTGATATAGTCTTTTGGTAACAATATCTTTGCAACCTTTTCGAATATCTGGGGTTCGTTATTCTTAACCCACATGATTTTTGAAGCAGTAAAACCTGTAAGTGCTGGGTTTGCAGTAATTTCTATCAATCTTTCTTTACCGATGAGGTCAGTAATCTGATCACATTCAGCAGCACTTCTCTGATCGCACCAAATTATTGCATTTCTTAATACTTTGTCATCCTTATCCAGTAAAACGGCTCCATGCATCTGTCCGGACAATCCAACGCCCTTAACCTCTCTTTTATCAACGCCACTTTTTAACATGACATTATTTATACTTTCGCATGTGCCTTTCCACCATTCTTCAGGATCCTGTTCAGCCCAGCCAAGGTCAGGCTGATAAAGAGGATATTCAACTGTAGAGCTTGCAACAGGCTTTCCTGCCTCATCAAATAATACTGTTTTTACACCCGATGTTCCTAGATCAATACCAATAAGAAAAGACAATGTTTAGTCCCCCTCTCCAAAGTATACTTTATAATATTATATTATAAAGTATACCAAGCTATGATAGATTTGTCAAAATATATTTCGGTTTTACAGCTTAGTTTTTGTACAAACTTTACAAAGAATCCTAATCAGATATTCATGTTTATGGTTTGCAAATTTTTTATTTAAATACATAAATCATAACTTTTTTTGTGATAAAAATAAAAAAGAGCAGAACCATTAGTTCCACCCCATAGTAATAATAAAATGTATTTTTGTTTTAAAATAATGTTATTTCGAACTTGTCAAATTTAATTTCCTCACCGAAGTGATCTCCATTAAAACTGGTTTTTCTATATAATCCAAAATCCGTGGTATTCTTTTTAAGCCAAATGGGAACTTCTATATCAAGTTTTTTGCAAACCTGAATAAGGCATTCCTCCAGTTGGTCCCTGAAATCCTCGGATGTTCCCTGTGGTTCAGCCCACGCTTCATTTATAAGTTTTCCTTGCTTAATTATTCTGCCATAGAGCTTCAATTGATTTGATCCCCTTATATATTAGTTTTACTTTTAATACTATTATACAGTAAATCAAAAAAAATTCAGCCCACATTTATATATATTTGTAAAAATTGTTATTCTAAATATCCGACTTCATCAGTTTGTGCTCTACCGAATCAACCAACGCTAGCCAACTGGCTTCAATTATGTCAGAAGATACTCCGACAGTGGTCCATACTTCCTGTCCGTCAGTACTTTCTATCAAAACCCTAACTTTTGATGCAGTGGCAAAATTAGAATCCAACACTCTAACCTTGTAGTCAGTAAGCTTCATCTCCGCTATTTGAGGATAAAACCTCTCCAGAGCTTTTCTCAAAGCTTTATCAAGTGCATTTACAGGTCCGTCTCCTTCTGCTGCCGTTATCTCTGTCTGCTCGCCTACAACTATTTTTATCATGGCAGATGAATTTACACTATTTATGGTTGGCTCATTTACTATAACTTTAAATTCTTTCAATTCAAAGAAAGATTTGTACTTACCAAGCATTTTCCTTATAACAAGTTCAAATGAACTTTCCGCACCTTCATACTGGTAACCCTCATATTCAAGTTCTTTCAATCTTTCAATTATCTTTTTGGTTTCAGGGGAATCCTTTGTTATAGTGCTGTCTATCTTGTTTATGATGCTCATAATCGCACTTCTGCCTGCTACTTCAGACATAAGAATTACACGCTGATTTCCTACAGCCTCCGGATTTATCATTTCATATGCAGAAGTGTTCTTATTTACTGCATCCGCATGCATTCCGGCTTTGTGCGCAAAGGCACAGTTTCCAACGAAAGGTGCCCTTTCGTCATGTATTATATTTGCAACCTCACTTACAAACCTTGCTGTAGACGTAAGATATGACATATTATCACTGGGTATACACTGATATCCCATTCTAAGCTGAAGGTTTGGGATAATTGTACAAAGATTTGCATTCCCGCATCTTTCACCAAACCCGTTAATTGTTCCCTGTATTTGTACAGCTCCTGCTTCAACTGCAGAAATGGAGCCTGCTACGGCCATTCCGTTATCATTATGACAGTGAATTCCTATTGCACAATCAACTGCTTCCCTAACTATTTTTGTGATTCTAGCTATATGGGAAGGTAGGCTTCCCCCTTTTGTATCGCAGAGACATATTGTATCGGCCCCTGCTTTACATGCGCTTTTTAGGGTTTCAATAGCATATTCTGGATTTGCGTCATAGCCGTCAAAGAAATGTTCTGCATCATAAACAACAGTTTTGCCTTTTTCTTTTAGATATTTAATTGTGTCATATATCATATTAAGATTTTCGTCTAGAGTAGTTTTTAAAATATCAGTAACCTGAAAGTCCCATGATTTTCCAAATACAGCTATTGCCTCGGTACCTGCACATAGAAGGGACTGTATATTACCATCATCTTCAACCTTTATATTTGCTCTTCTGGTTGAGCCAAAAGCAATTATTTTAGAAGTCCTCAATTTCAATTTTAAAACTCTTTCAAAAAACTCAAGATCTTTGGGATTTGAACCAGGGTTGCCGGCTTCGATATAGTCAATACCAAGTTCATCAAGTTTTCTTACTATCTTCAGTTTATCCTCAACTGTAAACGATATTCCCAGCGCCTGAGCCCCATCTCTCAAAGTTGAATCGTACATGATTATTTTGTTGCTTTCCATATAATTTCTCCTTTCTTTTAAAATAATTTAACCCGTCTTTCTCGGGAATATCAGGTATTCAAAGATAAAAAAGCAGCCCTTAAAGGGGCTGCTTTTTTATAAAAGCTCCCCTTACTGGCTAATTATGCTTTCTCCAATTTCGCTTATTGATCTATTTATTGCATTCAGGTACGCCTTAACACTGGCTTCAATGATGTCGGTGCTAACACCCTTGCCCATAAATACGCTGCCATTATGGGATATTTTTACAGTAACTTCGCCAAGAGCATCCTTTCCTTCCGTTACCGCCTTTATGCTATAATGAACCAACTCTGCATTAACCCCAGTGGCACGCTCAATTGCATTGAATGCGGCATCTACAGGGCCATCTCCCGTTGCAGCTTCAGTTATGATTTCTTCGTCTTTTCTAATGCTGACTGTTGAAGTTGATATCATTTTATTTCCGCTGTTTATCTGGAAACTGTCTATTACATAGATTTCTGGAACCGCAATGTTTTCATCTACCAGCGCTTCAATATCCCTGTCAGTAACTACCTTTTTCTTGTCAGCCAAGTCTTTGAATTTTGTAAAAGCAGCTTTTACTTCCTCATCAGACAGTGAATAACCCATCTCTTTCAATCTTTCTTCAAAAGCGTGATGCCCTGAAAGTTTACCCAGAACCATTCTGTTCTTACCCATTCCTACTGATTCTGGAGTCATAATCTCGTAAGTGGTCTTTTCAGAAAGAACACCATGCTGATGAATTCCTGATTCATGTGCAAAAGCGTTTGCTCCCACGATTGCCTTATTTGGCTGTACATTCACACCGGTAAGACTTGAAACAAGTCTGCTTGCCCTGTATATTTGGGTTGTGTCAATATTGTGTGTTATGCCATAATAGTCTTTTCTTGTATTTATACCCATAATTATTTCTTCTATTGCTGCATTTCCAGCCCTTTCACCGAGACCATTAATTGTACACTCTACCTGTACAGCCCCGTTTTCAACTGCCGCAAGTGAATTAGCTACAGCAAGGCCTAAATCATTATGACAGTGAACGCTTATGTCTGCCTTGTCAATATTGGGTACATTGTTTCTTATATTTCTTATAAGTCTTCCAAATTCCTGAGGAGTTGAATATCCTACCGTATCGGGAATGTTTACTGTTGTGGCTCCAGCATTGATAACAGCTTCTACTATACGGTACAAAAATTCCTCTCGGGTTCTGCTGGCATCTTCTGCTGAAAATTCAACATTGGAACAATAGCCTTTTGCATGTTTGACCATGGCTATAGCCCTTTCAAGAACCTCTTCCTCTGTCATTTTCAGCTTGTATTTCATATGGATATCCGAAGTAGCAATAAATGTGTGTATTCTTGGGCTTTCTGCATATTGAACCGCCTCCCAAGCTCTGTCTATATCTTTTTCTACGGCACGGCACAAACTTGCTATTGTAACCCCTTTAAGATTCTTGGAAAGCGTCATTATTGATTCAAAGTCACCGGGGGAGGCAATGGCAAATCCGCCCTCAATAATGTCTACACCCAGCCTTACCAGTTGTTTTGCTATTTCCATCTTCTCCTGGAGATTAAGGTTAACTCCGGGTGTTTGCTCTCCATCCCTTAATGTAGTATCAAATATCTTAATGGTTCTGGCCATAGTAATTCCCCCTTACATTCTCATATTCATAAACGTCTAAAATAAAAAATTACTTACTTTAAGAATATTCTTTTGGTGGATTAGTAATGGTTTATATTAACTAACCCACCAAACATATTCTTTATATATTTTTATATATTGTTTTATTTCTTTAACCAGCTCATCATTTTTCTAAGTTCTGCTCCTACTGTCTCCAACTGGTGTTCAGATTCATTTCTTCTCATTGATATAAAGTTTGCTCTTCCAGCTGCCTTGTTTTCCATTATCCAGTTAGCAGCAAATTTACCGTCTTGAATCTCTTTAAGTACCTTTTTCATTTCTTTTCTGGTTTCGTCTGTGATTATTCTCTTTCCTGTTACATAGTCACCATATTCTGCAGTGTCGCTAATAGAATATCTCATTTCCCCGAAACCACCCTGATTGATAAGGTCTACAATCAGCTTCATTTCATGTATACACTCAAAATAAGCTATTTCAGGTTGATAACCTGCTTCAACCAATGTTTCAAAACCAGCCTTCATTAATTCTGTTACACCGCCGCAAAGTACAGCCTGTTCACCGAACAAGTCAGTTTCTGTCTCTTCTCTGAAGGTTGTTTCAAGTATCCCGGCTCTGCCTGCTCCAATTCCTGAAGCATATGCCAAAGCATATTCCTTTGCTTTTCCGGAAGCATCCTTTTCAACAGCTATAAGTGCAGGAACACCTCTTCCTTCCTTATACTGACTTCTTACAGTGTGTCCAGGGCCCTTTGGTGCAACCATTATTACATCAACATCAGCCGGAGCAACTATCTGCTTAAAGTTTATATTGAAGCCATGTGCAAACATAAGTATGTTTCCTGCTTCAAGGTTAGGTGCTATACATTCCTCATACATTGCCGCCTGTTTTTCATCAGGAATGAGGATCATTATGATATCAGCTTTTTTCGCTGCCTCCGCAGTATCAAATACCTTCAAGCCATCAGCCTCAACCTGTTTTCTTCTTGCAGATGTCGGAGTAAGTCCTACTATTACATTAACTCCGCTGTCCTTTAGGTTCTGTGCA contains:
- a CDS encoding alpha-glucosidase/alpha-galactosidase, translated to MVKITFMGAGSTVFAKNVLGDSMCTEALADGEIRLYDIAGDRLKESQIMLEAINRNVNKGRAKIKTYLGVENRKEALRDADFVINAIQVGGYDPCTIIDFEIPKKYGLRQTIADTLGIGGIMRTLRTIPVMEDFARDMEEVCPNAWFLNYTNPMAMLSGYMQRYTGVKTVGLCHSVQICSEDLLKSLGMEDRLEGRKELIAGINHMGWLLEIYDKNGNDLYPEIRRRAKEKNQNQKHHDMVRYEYIDKLGYYCTESSEHNAEYNPYFIKSSYPELIDKYNIPLDEYPRRCVYQIEEWNKRRDELMSNQALNHIRSREYASYIMEAIVTNKPFKIGGNVINKGGLIENLPYEACVEVPCMVDGMGVNPCRVGRLPVQLAAMNMTNINVQLITIEAAVTRKKEHIYHAAMLDPHTGAEMTLDNIVKMVDELIEAHGSWFPKFK
- a CDS encoding AraC family transcriptional regulator; its protein translation is MHNIPLLNKGFNDINPLICGWESCNKGHFFGPASREYYLIHYIVSGSGIFERAGKHYYLSKDCLFLIRPYELTFYKADNENPWEYIWIGFNGSLAPDLLKNSGFSDDICTMYIPSLRNTFLSMKDAENMQHSSELYLCGKIFEMFSYLTEEFSPTPRGSAPNVYCKRAKDYIMANYASHISVESIANMLGIDRRYLCRIFRKHTRNTPQDFIVNYRLEKAALLLSKHGYSVAEAGRSAGYDDIYNFSKMFKKKYGIPPSLYRSNL
- a CDS encoding MATE family efflux transporter, with product MKKFRLNKEIDKEIIGLAWPSITEQILEMLVGIISTVFMSWIGTQALAGVGMVNMLINFLQTVFSGLSIGTTVVIARVTGEGNHAEAKRTLVQSGYMALVVGIFLMVTGKIFSNPILNLFLGKAEIQVFNHGLTYFNIILFSLPFFVLDIIVSGAMRGAGDTKTPMYITGGVNIINIILNTILIFGVPFLNIPGMGVAGSAIAVTASRIIGVTARVLVLYNRKGLKLNLSLKDDYSIKPQLMKRIVNIGVPGFIEQAVMQGGFLVLQLIIVTMGTVAMAAYQIGININAIAFFPIFGFAIANTTLVGQSLGEKNYDKANNYSYESLKITILFGFVLGILMFVFAPLLARIYSDEPEVIKESVMIVRTFGVLEPLLAVLNICSATLKAAGDINYVMITSFVGLWVLRVLPSYTLDRVLGLGLIAVMIGIFLDFCTRSVMYLLRMNKGDWKYLKV
- the xylA gene encoding xylose isomerase, which gives rise to MSEVFSGISKIKFEGSGSDNPLAFKYYDPKAVIGGKTMEEHLRFAVAYWHTFAAPGADMFGAGSYVRPWNTMSDPLEIAKYKVEANFEFIEKLGAPFFAFHDRDIAPEGDTLAETNKNLDVIVSVIKDRMKSSPVKLLWGTTNAFGNPRFMHGASTSPNADIFAYAAAQVKKAMEITKELGGENYVFWGGREGYETLLNTDMKLELDNLARFLKMAVDYAKEIGFDGQFLIEPKPKEPTKHQYDFDTATVIGFLKTYGLDPYFKMNIEANHATLAGHTFQHELAMCRINNMLGSIDANQGDVMLGWDTDQFPTNLYDATLAMVEVLKAGGLKKGGLNFDSKVRRGSFEPVDLFYGHIAGMDTFAKGLIIANKIIEDGKFDAFVADRYSSYTTGIGKDIVEGKVGFKELEQHALNVKIQNKSGRQEMLEALLNQYILEA
- a CDS encoding ROK family transcriptional regulator, with amino-acid sequence MRLGKAGNNKLLKEINETSLLELIRKNKQVSKAELAQITGLSPTACGTIVTNLLDKGYIREAGIGTSKGGRRPILYELTPGSYFSIGVDIDIDYIRFILMDITGQVEFRDKISCDFAHAPSESIQLIDEKISEIINNHNIEHERLLGVGVSVPGMVDNFTHEIIFAPNLGWERVDLEHMMDRIGDFPIYVDNEAMCSAICENWIGCCIDEGDFVCINMKSGIGSSIFAAGNLYRGCCGSAGEIGHITVDQNGPRCACGNYGCLEALVSARTMVEKAQKLVRQGLITDFDNIEAITVDDIFRLAGEGNESARIILVESAGYLGLAIANLINTVNPSKIVLGKELAKFSEDIMEHIKSIASAKALKYPASRVEIVASKIGEDSSALGAAIIPLKKLFGYRL